In Canis lupus dingo isolate Sandy chromosome 27, ASM325472v2, whole genome shotgun sequence, one genomic interval encodes:
- the LOC112669019 gene encoding cytochrome c oxidase subunit 5A, mitochondrial-like, protein MLGAALRRGTVAAAAARASPQGLRYPAPAPSPATAVQSVRCYSHGSHETDEEFDARWVTYFNKPDIDAWELRKGMNTLVGYDLVPEPKIIDAALRACRRLNDFASAVRILEVVKDKAGPHKEIYPYVIQELRPTLNELGISTPEELGLDKV, encoded by the coding sequence ATGCTCGGCGCCGCTCTCCGCCGTGGCACCgtagccgccgccgccgcccgagccAGCCCCCAAGGCCTCCGGTacccagccccggcccccagccctgccaccgcTGTCCAATCAGTTCGCTGCTACTCCCACGGGTCACACGAGACAGATGAGGAGTTTGATGCTCGCTGGGTGACATACTTCAACAAGCCAGATATTGATGCCTGGGAATTGCGTAAAGGGATGAACACACTTGTTGGCTATGATCTGGTTCCAGAACCCAAAATCATTGATGCTGCTTTACGGGCATGCAGACGGTTAAATGATTTTGCTAGTGCAGTTCGCATCCTAGAGGTTGTTAAGGACAAAGCAGGACCTCATAAGGAAATCTACCCCTATGTCATCCAGGAACTTAGACCAACTTTAAATGAACTGGGAATCTCCACTCCAGAGGAACTGGGCCTTGACAAAGTGTAA